One genomic window of bacterium includes the following:
- a CDS encoding MarR family transcriptional regulator, which yields MQFQFLSPLHKASRQVTIYLERETEKLGVSPVESHLLSYLKSYAPCPVSEIERVFGHKPSTLTSILDRLAERDLITRQINPSDRRSFTVELTSEGRKLAGKLQKMLEAFEQRIRDGVNDRQMAGFRAVMEAIALVTDVNLRQKEKL from the coding sequence ATGCAATTTCAGTTTCTGTCCCCCCTCCACAAAGCGAGCCGTCAGGTCACGATCTATCTGGAACGGGAGACCGAGAAGTTGGGAGTGAGCCCTGTGGAAAGTCATCTTCTCTCCTATCTCAAAAGTTATGCGCCCTGTCCTGTTTCAGAGATCGAGCGAGTCTTCGGGCATAAGCCATCCACCCTCACCAGTATTCTTGATCGATTAGCGGAGCGTGACTTGATTACACGACAAATCAATCCCAGCGACAGACGGTCATTTACGGTTGAACTGACATCGGAAGGGCGAAAACTTGCAGGAAAACTTCAGAAAATGCTGGAGGCGTTTGAGCAACGCATCAGAGATGGAGTCAACGACAGACAGATGGCAGGATTTCGCGCTGTCATGGAAGCGATCGCGCTGGTCACCGATGTAAATCTAAGACAAAAGGAGAAGTTATGA